CCTCCGCGGGTTCGGTGAACTCGACATCACGGAGCTTACCGTGCTCGTCGACGTTCGCGGGCGTCGCGCCACCGTCCGTGGCGACGCCCCCTTGCTGGCGATCGCCGCGTGACCGGCCGCCGCAGCCGCAGGAACTGCCACAGCCACAGTCGTCGCCGTCGTCGGACCCGCCCACGTCGGGGACGCGGGGTACCGGGTCGTCGCTGCCCCCGTCGGTCAGCAGTCGTGAGTCGTCGAATTCGATCTCGTCGCCGTCGGGGCCGTGTCCAGTTTCGGCGAGTTCGGGCGCCACGTCGGCAGGTGCGACCTGGTCGGCCTCCGGGCTGGCCGCCACGCGCTCGCGGGCCCGGTCAGTCCCCATGAGCGACACCTCCCGAGACGTTCGCGTCGGCGCGTTGCATGACCTTCCGGAGCCGCTGGTTCCCGACTCGACGGGTCCACTCGTAGAATCGCTCGCCCGCCTCGCGCTCGTCGACGTAGGCCGCGAACAGCTCCTCGATGGCCGGGATGACCGCGCTCGCGGGTACCGCGGTCTCGACCCAGTCGAGGAACTCGTTGTCCGAGCCGAGGCTCCCGCCGAGGCCGAAGTCCATGCCTTCGACGATATTGTCGCCCTCCTCGTTGGTGGTGCCCTCGGGGTCGTCGACGTCGACCGTCTCGCCGCGGAAGCCGATGTCGGCGATCTGCGGTTGGGCACACGAGGCCGAACAGCCCGACATGTGCATCCGGACCACGTCGAGGTCGTCGGGCGTGTCGATGCGCCGATCGAGGGCTTTGGCCCACCGATACACCCGATTCTTCGTCTCGACGATGCCGTAGTTGCAGAACTCCGAGCCGGTGCAGCCGACGGCGCCCCGCGTGAACGGCCCCGGATCCGGTTCGTACTTGCGGGCGAACGGCTCGTTCAGCAGGTCGCCGACGTTCTCGGCGGGAACGTGGGTGACGAGGAAGTTCTGGTCGGTGGCCAGGCGGACCGAGGCCTCGTCGGTGCCGTACTCCCGCGCGGCGCGGGCGGCTTCGGCGAACTCGTCGCCGCCCATCCGGCCGGCGACGACGTTGAAGCCGACGTACTTCAGCCCGTCTTCTTTCTGGTCGTGGACGCCGACGTGGTCGCCGGTGTACCCCTCGGTGAGGTCCGTCCCGGCTGTCGGCAGATCCACCTCACAGCGCCGGCGGACCGCTTGCTCGAACGCCTCGGTACCGAGCTGTTCGACGAGATAGCGCATCCGGCAGACGCCGCGATTCGACCGATCACCGAGTTCCTTGAACGTCTGGGCGATCGCGCGGCAGAACTCCACCGCGTCGCCCGGCGGGACGAACACGTCCATCGCCGTCGCCATGCGCGGCCCGTCCGAGAGGCCGCCGCCGACCTTGCAGTGGAAGCCGTAGACCTCCTTGCCACCGTCCGACGAGCCCGACGAGCCTCCGGCTTCGCCGGAGCCCCCGACTTCCTTGCGCGCGGGCGTCAACCCCACGTCGTTGATCTGCGACTGGCCGCAGTCGCGCGCGCAGCCGGTGACGGTCATCTTGAACTTCCGCGGGAGGTTGGCGTACTCCCGGTTCTCCGTGAAGAACTCGGAGACGGCGTCGATGACGGGCTGGGCGTCGAAACACTCGTGACCGTCCAGCCCGGCGGCCGGACAACCGAGGACGTTCCGGGCGGAGTCGCCACAGCCCTGGATCGTCGTCAGGCCGACCTCGTCGTATCTCGCCCAGACCTCGGGCACGTCCTCGACCTCGATCCAGTGCATCTGGATGTCCTGACGGGTCGTGAGGTCGAGGAAGGCGTCGCCCCAGACCGAGTTCTGGTCCTCGCCGCCGTACTCCGCAGGCGCGGTGGCGTACGTCTCGGCCACCTCGCCGATCACCTCGGCCTGTTCGGGCGTGAGATACCCGCCGGGGACCTTGGTCCGCATCATGAAGTAGCCGTCCTGCCGCCCGTGAGCATACATCCCGGCCCACTTCAACCGCTCCCACTCGCCGTCGCCCGCGCGCGCCTCGATCTCTTCGAACGACAGCCCCTCTGCGGCGTACGACTTCACGTCCTCGACCACGTCCAGCGGGTGTTTCTCCTGTTTCCACTCCTCGACCGTGTTCACGCGAGCCACCCCCCGGTGGCTCGCGTGTGCTCGTCAGTGCCCGTCGTGCTGCCGTTCGCCGCCGTCTCCCTCGACGTTCCGCGAGTGCGTGTATCCCTGGTGTGCATGGTCTCTCTCACGCGACGGTCGCGTGTGCTACTAGTTCTCACTACCCACGCCCCTGTATCCCACCCTCTCGGTCAGCGCTGCCACGACTGCGTGAAACCCCGCTTCGATTGCCGCTACCGGTGACGTTCTGCGGCGGCGGAGACACCACCGTTTCGCGTCCAGCGGCCGTCCGGCCGGGGTCGGTACCCGATCGGTCGGCCCGCAGCCGTGTCATGTGTCCGATCTGCCCGGTTCGGTCCGGTATCACGGCG
The window above is part of the Halosimplex rubrum genome. Proteins encoded here:
- a CDS encoding nitrite/sulfite reductase yields the protein MNTVEEWKQEKHPLDVVEDVKSYAAEGLSFEEIEARAGDGEWERLKWAGMYAHGRQDGYFMMRTKVPGGYLTPEQAEVIGEVAETYATAPAEYGGEDQNSVWGDAFLDLTTRQDIQMHWIEVEDVPEVWARYDEVGLTTIQGCGDSARNVLGCPAAGLDGHECFDAQPVIDAVSEFFTENREYANLPRKFKMTVTGCARDCGQSQINDVGLTPARKEVGGSGEAGGSSGSSDGGKEVYGFHCKVGGGLSDGPRMATAMDVFVPPGDAVEFCRAIAQTFKELGDRSNRGVCRMRYLVEQLGTEAFEQAVRRRCEVDLPTAGTDLTEGYTGDHVGVHDQKEDGLKYVGFNVVAGRMGGDEFAEAARAAREYGTDEASVRLATDQNFLVTHVPAENVGDLLNEPFARKYEPDPGPFTRGAVGCTGSEFCNYGIVETKNRVYRWAKALDRRIDTPDDLDVVRMHMSGCSASCAQPQIADIGFRGETVDVDDPEGTTNEEGDNIVEGMDFGLGGSLGSDNEFLDWVETAVPASAVIPAIEELFAAYVDEREAGERFYEWTRRVGNQRLRKVMQRADANVSGGVAHGD